The following proteins are encoded in a genomic region of Brachyspira pilosicoli:
- a CDS encoding methyl-accepting chemotaxis protein, with translation MAVDKYQQKIIFSLKMQLIFTYIIINLPIWYLILYFFVYSHKIPFFGIKIIATVFSVVSILKYFDIWKNGLNIQIARKTIRLFTATSIISSLLEIVLYNIFNKDVFIYTSIIAMIACLLINGGAVSLTLLSFKIATLKLDLETNINTFYIPITTKILYTIYFFFFSVVLVFLIYSINVNENLYINNYINSTLNEIIKIDDNIYSLNNSIKNDLNIYNRVINNIYSNRYTQNRNILKTEIENRLSYIDRISKNNYKSIYINIDREFLDSNLPYSISITKSTSSNSNTYTVRTADSLTTHPILENNATRRDFYKLIIVNDRNNINISSHYPITLNDIQAGYIISDIDINNYYSNMITNTYLSDLSYIYYDFNTKEILLSSDLGNKLENANLILRRKSADLMKYINNFENQLNNKYFYVPPILNIDGSRNMVIMYYMKDLDIIAVYYKDLTSIIKSSAIERDISIILSIVIVIFLVVSGTYLYIIRQLFKPIDSATESAKGLIGGKGDLRKRIYSKNNDEIGVLVYNFNLFLNGLDNIIGNLKAESNNVFNEIKLIDKAIESNAQMVNDQSASITQNIASVNNIINSIKNVTNSSEQQKHAFSSASIAVEELLQTIYKISDNMEKQASAVEQTSSSIEEMISNITSVAKSITKAHSFSKKLLIDAHDGGDMVDEVIEAVRGIEESSDQIKEIVNVIQGIAEQTNLLAMNAAIEAAHAGEQGRGFSVVADEIRLLAEHTADNTKTITNIIKTITKRIDETVELANNSGKSLENILDMSENTSRVVAEINTANSELEIGGRDILETIKHLNNITMGVKENVREQINSGDVVDSQITLLDQINKEVAEIIQANSVGAAEVVSTMAFLNELSVKTAKSNHEFFMVTSKLSESFNKFQSLMSGFITNVDNVETEKPDDIILNLDTEEFNTNDIDISKMSETENKIDIEIKELEEELSNSKHDAFTKDDKVLETLKEDFKNPDMFY, from the coding sequence ATGGCTGTGGATAAATATCAACAAAAAATTATATTCTCCCTAAAAATGCAGCTTATTTTTACATATATAATAATAAATTTGCCAATATGGTACCTTATACTATACTTTTTTGTATACAGTCATAAGATTCCTTTCTTCGGTATAAAAATAATAGCAACCGTATTTTCTGTAGTATCAATATTAAAATACTTCGATATATGGAAAAATGGATTAAATATACAAATAGCCAGAAAAACTATAAGGTTATTTACAGCAACTTCTATAATTAGCTCATTATTAGAAATAGTACTGTATAATATTTTCAATAAAGATGTTTTTATATATACATCTATTATAGCTATGATAGCATGTCTATTAATAAATGGAGGGGCAGTTTCTTTAACTTTACTTTCATTCAAAATAGCTACACTAAAATTAGATTTAGAAACTAATATTAATACATTCTATATCCCTATTACAACTAAAATTCTATATACTATCTATTTCTTCTTCTTCTCTGTTGTATTAGTATTCTTAATCTATTCAATCAACGTAAATGAAAACCTATATATCAATAACTATATTAATTCAACATTAAATGAAATAATAAAAATAGATGATAATATATATTCATTAAACAATAGTATAAAAAATGATTTAAATATCTATAATAGAGTTATTAATAATATTTACTCAAATAGATATACTCAAAATAGAAATATTTTAAAAACAGAAATAGAAAATAGATTATCTTATATAGATAGAATATCAAAAAACAATTATAAATCAATTTATATAAATATAGACAGAGAATTTTTAGATTCAAACCTACCATATTCAATAAGTATAACTAAAAGCACATCCTCTAATAGTAATACTTATACAGTAAGAACAGCGGATAGTTTAACTACACACCCTATATTAGAAAATAATGCTACAAGAAGAGATTTTTATAAATTAATAATAGTTAATGATAGAAATAATATTAATATATCTTCACATTATCCAATCACTTTAAATGATATTCAAGCTGGATATATAATATCAGATATAGATATCAATAACTATTACTCAAATATGATAACCAATACTTATCTCTCAGATTTATCATATATATATTATGATTTTAATACAAAAGAAATACTATTAAGTTCGGACTTAGGAAACAAATTAGAAAATGCTAATTTAATATTAAGAAGAAAATCTGCCGACTTAATGAAATATATTAATAATTTTGAAAATCAATTAAACAATAAATATTTCTATGTTCCCCCAATACTTAATATAGATGGAAGCAGGAATATGGTTATTATGTACTATATGAAAGATTTAGACATTATAGCTGTATATTATAAAGATCTTACAAGTATAATAAAGAGTTCTGCTATAGAAAGAGATATATCAATAATATTATCTATAGTTATAGTAATATTCTTAGTAGTTTCAGGTACTTATTTATATATTATAAGACAATTATTTAAGCCTATAGATTCAGCTACAGAATCTGCTAAAGGTCTTATAGGCGGTAAAGGTGATTTAAGAAAGAGAATATACTCTAAAAATAATGATGAAATTGGGGTATTAGTATATAATTTTAATTTATTTCTTAATGGGTTAGATAACATCATAGGAAATTTAAAAGCGGAAAGTAACAATGTATTTAATGAAATAAAGTTAATAGATAAAGCAATAGAGTCTAATGCTCAGATGGTAAATGATCAAAGTGCAAGTATTACACAAAATATAGCAAGTGTAAATAATATTATTAATTCTATCAAAAACGTTACAAACTCTTCAGAGCAGCAGAAACATGCATTCTCATCAGCTTCCATTGCTGTAGAAGAATTATTACAAACAATTTATAAAATAAGCGATAACATGGAAAAACAAGCCTCTGCTGTAGAGCAAACATCTTCTTCTATAGAAGAGATGATTTCCAACATTACAAGTGTGGCAAAAAGTATTACAAAAGCACACTCATTCTCCAAAAAATTGCTTATAGATGCTCATGACGGCGGCGACATGGTAGATGAAGTGATAGAAGCTGTTAGAGGTATTGAGGAGAGCTCTGACCAAATTAAAGAAATAGTTAACGTTATTCAAGGCATTGCTGAGCAAACAAACCTTTTGGCTATGAATGCAGCTATAGAAGCAGCACATGCCGGCGAACAAGGTAGAGGTTTCTCTGTGGTTGCTGATGAAATTAGATTGCTCGCAGAACACACAGCAGATAACACCAAAACCATTACAAACATTATCAAAACTATTACTAAAAGAATAGATGAAACAGTAGAGCTTGCAAATAACAGCGGAAAATCACTTGAAAATATACTTGATATGTCTGAAAATACTTCAAGGGTTGTTGCTGAAATTAATACTGCAAACAGTGAACTTGAAATAGGCGGAAGAGATATACTTGAAACTATTAAGCACTTAAATAATATTACTATGGGTGTTAAAGAAAATGTACGTGAGCAGATTAATAGCGGTGACGTGGTAGACAGCCAAATTACTTTGTTAGACCAAATTAATAAGGAAGTTGCTGAGATTATTCAAGCTAATAGTGTTGGAGCTGCTGAAGTTGTAAGCACTATGGCTTTCTTAAATGAATTATCCGTAAAAACTGCTAAAAGTAATCATGAATTCTTTATGGTTACAAGTAAATTAAGTGAAAGTTTTAATAAATTCCAATCTCTTATGTCTGGATTTATTACAAATGTTGATAATGTTGAAACTGAAAAACCTGATGATATCATACTTAATTTAGATACTGAAGAATTTAATACTAATGATATAGACATTAGCAAAATGAGTGAAACAGAAAATAAAATAGATATAGAAATAAAAGAATTAGAAGAAGAATTATCAAATAGTAAACATGATGCTTTTACTAAAGATGATAAAGTTCTTGAAACATTGAAAGAAGATTTTAAAAACCCTGATATGTTTTATTAA
- a CDS encoding fumarate hydratase, with protein sequence MREIDVNVITENVAKLCIDSNIYLNDDIKNALEKSLAKEEESLPKNILDVLIKNSEIAKEELKPICQDTGMAIIYVDVGMDVHFIGGSLTDAINKGVAIGYKEGYLRKSVVNDPLERKNTNDNTPAIIHYNIVEGDKVKIIVAPKGFGSENMGKVAMLPPSAGIDGIKKFVYDTIKTAGANACPPMIVGIGIGGNMEKCVDIAKRALLREVGSKNDDERLQELEEELLEGINKINIGPSGFGGKTTALCVHINMYATHITSLPVCVCTGCHATRHREIVL encoded by the coding sequence ATGAGAGAAATTGATGTTAATGTTATAACAGAAAATGTTGCTAAACTTTGCATAGATTCTAATATTTATTTAAACGATGATATAAAAAATGCATTAGAAAAATCTTTAGCAAAAGAAGAAGAAAGCCTTCCAAAAAATATACTTGATGTACTTATAAAAAATTCAGAAATTGCCAAAGAAGAATTAAAGCCAATATGTCAAGATACAGGAATGGCTATTATATATGTTGATGTGGGAATGGACGTTCATTTTATAGGAGGCAGTTTAACAGATGCTATTAATAAAGGTGTTGCAATAGGATATAAAGAAGGTTATTTAAGAAAGTCTGTTGTAAATGACCCATTAGAGAGAAAAAACACAAATGATAATACTCCTGCTATTATTCATTATAATATAGTTGAAGGTGATAAAGTAAAGATTATAGTAGCACCAAAAGGTTTTGGAAGTGAGAATATGGGGAAGGTTGCTATGCTTCCTCCTTCTGCTGGAATAGATGGAATAAAAAAGTTTGTTTATGATACAATAAAAACTGCTGGTGCTAATGCTTGTCCTCCTATGATTGTGGGTATTGGTATTGGAGGTAATATGGAGAAATGCGTTGATATTGCTAAGAGGGCTTTACTTAGAGAGGTGGGCTCAAAAAATGATGATGAACGTTTACAAGAACTTGAAGAAGAGTTACTTGAAGGAATAAATAAAATTAATATTGGTCCTTCTGGTTTTGGAGGAAAGACTACTGCTTTATGCGTGCATATAAATATGTATGCTACTCATATAACATCGCTTCCTGTATGCGTATGTACAGGCTGTCATGCAACAAGGCACAGAGAAATTGTTTTATAA
- the alr gene encoding alanine racemase, translating to MSLCNNIAEIDLKALENNIRIIRSMTGNIKLLTIVKANAYGHGIVEISKELEKLNVDALGVATVEEGIKIRESGIKIPIVILFQHFRNESEYVCRYNLTPIISNAECLDDYDKFLKKNDKKLKLYIKVDTGLNRMGVKPKDVLNLAKKVLSYNTLEIEGINTHYAASDMFDDASKEFTENQIRIFNEVLNNLKTNGIKINNAHTANSAALLYYKNAYFDMVRAGIVVYGYTDKLHDFGFKPILNLKSKVILIRKIKKNETVSYGMTWKADKDTNIAVIPIGYADGLSRKLSNNWEVKINGKYYPIIGKICMDIMMADIGNTDNIKEEDEVLIFGDDEKLNANTMAKKIESISHEVLVRIGERVKRVYKD from the coding sequence ATGTCTTTATGCAACAACATAGCAGAAATAGATTTAAAAGCATTAGAAAATAATATAAGAATAATTCGTTCTATGACAGGAAATATTAAATTACTCACAATAGTAAAAGCTAATGCTTATGGCCATGGGATTGTAGAAATATCTAAAGAGTTAGAAAAATTGAATGTGGATGCACTTGGAGTTGCTACTGTAGAAGAAGGTATAAAGATAAGAGAAAGTGGAATCAAAATACCAATAGTTATTTTATTTCAGCATTTTAGAAATGAATCAGAGTATGTATGCAGATATAATTTAACGCCGATTATAAGCAATGCCGAATGTTTAGATGATTATGATAAGTTTTTAAAAAAGAATGATAAAAAGTTAAAGTTGTATATCAAAGTAGATACTGGTCTAAACAGAATGGGAGTTAAACCAAAAGATGTGTTAAACTTAGCAAAAAAAGTTTTGTCATATAATACTTTAGAAATAGAAGGAATTAACACTCATTATGCTGCTTCGGATATGTTTGATGATGCTTCCAAGGAATTTACAGAAAATCAAATAAGAATTTTTAACGAGGTACTTAATAACTTAAAAACAAACGGCATAAAAATAAACAATGCTCATACTGCTAATTCTGCTGCATTGCTTTATTACAAAAATGCCTATTTTGATATGGTTAGAGCGGGGATAGTGGTTTACGGGTATACAGATAAACTGCATGACTTTGGATTTAAACCAATACTAAATTTAAAATCTAAAGTTATTCTAATTAGAAAAATAAAGAAAAATGAAACTGTTTCTTATGGTATGACATGGAAGGCCGATAAAGATACTAATATAGCCGTGATACCGATAGGATATGCAGACGGACTTTCAAGAAAGCTTTCTAATAATTGGGAAGTAAAAATAAATGGTAAATATTATCCTATAATAGGGAAGATATGCATGGATATTATGATGGCAGATATAGGCAATACAGATAATATAAAAGAAGAAGATGAGGTTTTAATATTTGGAGATGATGAGAAGCTTAATGCTAATACTATGGCAAAAAAAATAGAGAGTATAAGTCATGAGGTATTAGTACGTATTGGTGAAAGAGTTAAAAGAGTTTATAAAGATTAA
- a CDS encoding alcohol acetyltransferase, with translation MKELYKLDNAAKLFVSIKNKKNIPIFRVSALLKDKVNEATLQNALDITMKRFPTFALSIKKGLFWNYFEENNRRLLVEEEKYYPCYNINYKLNNGYLVRVVYYQYRISVEVFHSLADATALISFLKSLLYHYLTLSGKQINDPNEDVFKDSIHTTRDYDDSFKMHTQNKKTTTKEKKIKNVYLIKGKQLKIYGNNVVHGIVSVENIKKESKKYNVTITAYIASLLAYSIYEVKIKNRLDGKNIVVCIPVNLRTIFPSISLKNFFGVINIKINTSNKLTFDDIIKIVSDEMKEKLQKEKLENFIYQNTKLENNILTKFIPLFIKNFVVNLDFELFEDKLKTLTLSNFGNIILPQDMKEYINHFEAVVYNTINSPLNVGLCSFDDKLSVTFNRTIIETDIIKHFFQNISKVTKTEIYSNDFGV, from the coding sequence ATGAAAGAATTATACAAATTAGATAATGCCGCAAAACTTTTTGTATCTATAAAAAATAAAAAAAATATTCCTATATTTAGAGTATCAGCTCTGCTAAAAGATAAAGTAAATGAAGCAACACTTCAAAATGCCTTAGACATCACAATGAAAAGATTTCCAACATTTGCTTTATCCATAAAAAAAGGATTGTTCTGGAACTACTTTGAAGAAAACAATAGAAGACTATTAGTTGAAGAAGAGAAATATTACCCTTGCTACAATATAAATTATAAACTCAATAATGGTTATTTGGTTAGAGTGGTTTATTATCAATATAGAATATCTGTAGAAGTTTTTCACTCTCTTGCAGATGCTACTGCTTTAATAAGTTTCCTAAAATCTCTGCTTTATCATTATCTCACATTATCTGGAAAACAAATTAACGACCCTAATGAAGATGTATTTAAAGACAGCATACACACAACTCGTGACTATGATGACAGCTTTAAAATGCATACACAAAATAAAAAGACAACAACAAAAGAAAAGAAAATTAAAAATGTTTATTTAATAAAAGGCAAGCAATTAAAAATATACGGAAACAATGTTGTTCATGGAATTGTTAGTGTAGAAAATATTAAAAAAGAAAGCAAAAAATATAATGTTACTATCACAGCCTACATCGCTTCGCTTTTGGCATACTCTATATATGAAGTAAAAATAAAAAATAGATTAGACGGCAAAAATATAGTAGTATGCATTCCTGTTAATCTAAGAACAATATTTCCTTCAATATCTTTAAAAAACTTTTTTGGTGTAATTAATATAAAAATAAACACTTCCAATAAACTAACCTTTGATGATATTATAAAAATAGTTTCTGATGAAATGAAAGAAAAACTTCAAAAAGAAAAATTAGAAAACTTTATTTATCAAAACACAAAATTAGAAAATAATATATTAACAAAATTTATTCCATTGTTTATAAAAAACTTTGTGGTTAATTTGGATTTTGAGTTATTTGAAGATAAATTAAAAACTCTCACATTATCAAACTTTGGAAATATTATTCTTCCACAAGACATGAAAGAATATATTAATCATTTTGAGGCTGTGGTTTATAATACAATAAATAGCCCTTTAAATGTAGGTTTATGCAGCTTTGATGACAAATTATCTGTTACATTCAATAGAACAATTATAGAAACAGATATTATAAAACACTTCTTTCAAAATATTTCAAAAGTTACAAAAACAGAAATTTATTCTAATGATTTTGGAGTGTAA
- the murA gene encoding UDP-N-acetylglucosamine 1-carboxyvinyltransferase produces the protein MYKYTIEGSKNINGTVKISGSKNASLPLLVASILTDEPITLHNVPDLVDVQVLINILEPLGKKVDFKNNTTVIISQNGKSDEAPYKLVKKMRGSIIVLGPLLAKRKHCKVSYPGGCAFGPRPIDLHLKGMEALGAKIDITAGYIDATVKDNLVGADINLSGKNGPTVLGTDNVMMAATLAKGTTIIRNAAREPECTNLAELLKAMGAKIEGIGTSTLTIEGVDYLKGVEFEVIPDRIETGTFLAMAAAGRGKLKLENTNPEHLTYVLDLLSSIGCDIKTTKSTIEIDASNKELKPFEIETLPYPGFPTDLQAIFTTLACTIKGSSKIKETIYPDRFSNVPELIRMGADIELYEPSIVVNGGNKLSGADVQASDLRAGAALVIAGAVAEGITDLHRIYHIERGYEDFVSKLNKINIKTTKENDDIL, from the coding sequence ATGTATAAATACACTATAGAAGGCTCTAAAAATATTAATGGAACAGTAAAAATTTCTGGTTCTAAAAACGCCTCACTTCCTCTTTTGGTAGCTTCTATACTCACTGACGAACCTATAACACTTCATAATGTACCAGATTTGGTTGATGTACAAGTATTAATAAATATATTAGAGCCGTTGGGAAAGAAAGTTGATTTTAAAAATAACACTACTGTAATAATATCTCAAAACGGCAAAAGCGATGAAGCTCCTTATAAGCTCGTAAAAAAAATGAGAGGCTCTATTATAGTGCTTGGACCATTACTTGCAAAACGCAAACATTGTAAGGTTTCCTACCCCGGCGGCTGTGCTTTTGGTCCAAGGCCAATAGATTTGCATCTGAAAGGAATGGAAGCATTAGGTGCTAAGATTGATATCACCGCCGGTTATATAGATGCCACTGTAAAAGATAATTTAGTAGGTGCTGATATAAACTTGTCTGGTAAAAATGGACCTACTGTTTTGGGTACAGATAATGTTATGATGGCTGCTACTTTAGCCAAAGGTACAACAATCATAAGAAATGCCGCAAGAGAGCCTGAATGCACTAACTTAGCAGAGTTATTAAAAGCTATGGGGGCAAAAATAGAAGGTATAGGAACTTCTACTCTCACAATAGAAGGCGTTGATTATTTGAAAGGTGTAGAGTTTGAAGTAATACCAGACAGAATAGAAACAGGTACTTTTTTAGCAATGGCTGCTGCAGGAAGAGGAAAATTAAAATTAGAAAATACTAATCCAGAACATTTAACTTATGTATTAGATTTGCTCTCTTCTATAGGCTGCGATATAAAAACAACAAAATCAACTATAGAAATAGATGCTTCAAATAAAGAATTAAAGCCTTTTGAAATAGAAACTCTTCCATACCCAGGCTTTCCAACAGATTTGCAGGCAATATTCACAACTTTAGCCTGCACAATAAAAGGCTCAAGCAAGATAAAAGAAACTATTTACCCAGACAGATTCAGCAATGTACCAGAATTAATTCGTATGGGTGCTGATATAGAATTATATGAGCCAAGCATTGTTGTAAATGGAGGAAATAAACTTTCTGGTGCCGATGTACAGGCTAGCGATTTGCGTGCAGGTGCTGCATTAGTTATTGCAGGTGCCGTAGCAGAGGGCATTACAGACCTTCACAGAATATACCATATAGAAAGAGGCTATGAAGACTTTGTAAGCAAATTAAACAAAATTAATATAAAAACAACAAAAGAAAATGATGATATATTATAA
- a CDS encoding Fe-S-containing hydro-lyase translates to MEIKKINTPLTKEILSTLKAGDMISLTGNIYTARDAAHKRLIDMINSGEKLPLDLENKTIFYAGPSPNKPNEVIGSVGPTTSYRMDAYTPKLTELGVLSTIGKGARSKDVIDSIKKYGAVYFCAIGGAAAYMAHCVKRCKVIAFEDLGTEAIRELYVEDMMLIVAIDSNGDSALKV, encoded by the coding sequence ATGGAAATAAAAAAAATAAACACCCCTCTAACAAAAGAAATACTATCAACATTAAAAGCAGGCGACATGATAAGCTTAACAGGCAATATATATACTGCAAGAGATGCTGCACATAAAAGATTAATAGACATGATAAATAGTGGAGAAAAGTTGCCATTAGATTTAGAAAATAAAACAATATTTTATGCAGGCCCTTCACCAAATAAACCAAATGAAGTGATAGGAAGCGTTGGACCTACAACAAGCTATAGAATGGACGCCTACACTCCAAAGCTTACAGAATTAGGAGTTTTATCTACAATAGGTAAAGGTGCAAGGTCTAAAGATGTTATTGACTCTATAAAAAAATATGGAGCTGTATATTTTTGTGCGATAGGAGGAGCTGCTGCATACATGGCTCATTGTGTAAAGAGATGCAAAGTAATAGCTTTTGAAGATTTAGGTACTGAGGCTATTAGAGAGCTTTATGTTGAAGACATGATGCTAATAGTAGCAATAGATTCTAATGGGGATAGTGCTTTAAAGGTTTAA
- a CDS encoding sodium:alanine symporter family protein, with protein sequence MVDMIAKVNGIINGFVWGPIMLTLLVGTGIFLSIRTGFLQITQIPLWVKHTFGSLAKKQDADDNITPFQAVSTALASTVGTGNIAGVTTAIVAGGPGALFWMWFAAFFGMVTKYSEVILAVHYRVKDDLGHHHGGPMYYISKGANLPWLGSIFAAFAALACFGAGNMTQTNAMAAVVYQNFGVPKIITGIVVVALTAVIIIGGIRRIATVTEKLVPVMCVIYLVAGIIILALNLDKIPHAFQRIFSEAFNLKQVGAGFMGYSIMIAMKFGFARGVFSNEAGLGTAPMAHGASNSKNPIEQGLWGIFEVLIDTFFVCTLTGLMAIMFLEANQGTKLNGAELISASFGANLGHAGSIILTVSLILFAFSTFVGWSHYGVVALGYLTKRNKIASYAYRIIFLIIGIIGAVAQLDLIWSIADTLNGLMAIPNLIGLLILSPKVAKLTRDYLQDPTSTIMKD encoded by the coding sequence ATGGTTGATATGATAGCAAAAGTCAACGGCATTATTAATGGTTTTGTATGGGGACCTATAATGCTCACCCTATTGGTTGGAACTGGAATATTCTTAAGTATTAGAACTGGTTTCTTGCAAATTACACAAATACCTTTATGGGTAAAACATACTTTTGGTTCTTTAGCAAAAAAACAAGATGCTGATGATAATATTACCCCTTTTCAAGCGGTGAGCACAGCATTAGCAAGTACAGTTGGTACTGGAAACATTGCTGGGGTTACTACTGCAATAGTGGCAGGAGGACCTGGAGCTTTATTTTGGATGTGGTTTGCTGCTTTTTTTGGAATGGTTACAAAGTATTCTGAGGTTATATTAGCTGTTCATTATAGGGTTAAAGATGATTTAGGTCATCACCATGGCGGACCTATGTATTATATATCTAAAGGTGCTAATTTACCTTGGCTTGGAAGTATATTCGCTGCTTTTGCCGCTTTAGCTTGTTTTGGTGCTGGAAATATGACTCAAACTAATGCTATGGCAGCTGTTGTTTATCAAAATTTTGGAGTACCTAAAATTATTACAGGAATTGTTGTTGTTGCTTTAACTGCTGTTATAATAATAGGCGGTATTAGAAGAATTGCTACTGTTACAGAAAAGTTAGTTCCTGTTATGTGTGTTATATATTTAGTTGCTGGTATTATTATTTTAGCTTTAAATTTAGATAAAATTCCTCATGCTTTTCAAAGAATATTCTCTGAAGCTTTCAACTTAAAACAAGTCGGTGCTGGTTTCATGGGATATTCAATAATGATAGCTATGAAATTTGGTTTTGCAAGAGGCGTATTTTCAAATGAGGCTGGTTTAGGTACTGCTCCTATGGCTCATGGTGCAAGTAATTCTAAAAACCCTATAGAGCAAGGTTTATGGGGTATATTTGAAGTGCTTATAGATACTTTCTTTGTTTGTACTTTAACAGGACTTATGGCTATTATGTTCTTAGAGGCTAATCAAGGTACTAAATTAAACGGTGCTGAATTAATATCTGCTTCTTTTGGTGCTAACTTAGGACATGCTGGTTCTATAATACTTACTGTATCATTAATATTATTTGCTTTCTCAACTTTTGTTGGTTGGTCGCATTATGGAGTTGTTGCTTTAGGTTATCTCACTAAAAGAAATAAAATAGCTTCTTATGCTTATAGAATTATATTTTTAATTATTGGTATAATTGGTGCAGTTGCTCAATTAGATTTAATATGGTCTATAGCAGATACTTTAAATGGTCTTATGGCCATACCAAACTTAATAGGTCTTTTAATTTTATCTCCAAAAGTAGCTAAACTAACAAGAGATTATTTACAGGACCCTACTTCAACAATTATGAAAGACTAA
- the flgF gene encoding flagellar basal-body rod protein FlgF translates to MVRGVYTGASGMIAEQYRLDVVANNLANVDKPGFKRDTATFKAFPEMMAARTEDDGVVIFPLGSTDIRPYVGRLGTGVEVNEVFTEWEQGSLRETGNQLDIALGDKGFFAVETPHGERYTRNGSFLIDKDNYLVTKHGYKVMGENGYIQIKTNNFNIDEEGRISINRRYQDNEDFVQFNDNEWEDEEILDTLKIVRFENERYLKKEGESFWVDTDISGPAYIAQKGVDRPKVLSRFLEMSNVNPINEMVRMIEVQRAYELNSKTISTHDTLIGRVVNEVGRV, encoded by the coding sequence ATGGTTAGAGGAGTTTATACAGGCGCAAGCGGAATGATAGCAGAACAATACAGACTTGATGTTGTAGCTAATAATTTGGCTAATGTTGATAAACCTGGTTTTAAAAGAGATACTGCTACTTTCAAAGCTTTTCCAGAGATGATGGCAGCAAGAACTGAAGATGATGGAGTTGTAATATTTCCTCTTGGTTCTACAGATATAAGACCTTATGTTGGAAGACTTGGTACTGGTGTGGAAGTAAATGAAGTTTTTACAGAATGGGAGCAAGGCTCTTTAAGAGAGACTGGAAATCAGCTTGATATAGCTTTGGGCGATAAGGGGTTCTTTGCAGTTGAAACACCTCATGGCGAGAGATACACAAGAAACGGAAGCTTTTTAATTGACAAAGATAATTATCTCGTTACAAAACATGGATATAAAGTAATGGGTGAAAATGGTTATATACAAATAAAAACTAACAACTTCAATATAGACGAAGAAGGAAGAATCAGCATTAATAGAAGATATCAAGACAATGAAGACTTTGTTCAGTTTAATGATAATGAATGGGAAGATGAAGAAATACTTGATACTTTAAAAATAGTTCGCTTTGAAAATGAAAGATATCTTAAAAAAGAAGGAGAATCATTCTGGGTAGATACTGACATCAGCGGTCCTGCCTATATAGCTCAAAAAGGCGTAGACAGACCTAAAGTATTATCAAGATTCTTAGAAATGAGCAACGTTAACCCTATAAATGAAATGGTTAGAATGATAGAAGTTCAGCGTGCCTACGAATTAAACTCAAAAACTATATCAACTCATGATACATTAATAGGAAGAGTAGTTAATGAGGTTGGAAGAGTGTAA